The Colletes latitarsis isolate SP2378_abdomen chromosome 1, iyColLati1, whole genome shotgun sequence genome has a segment encoding these proteins:
- the LOC143343734 gene encoding cytochrome P450 9e2-like encodes MEMDPLTSTLIVAAVILFVYRYLWRGSSYFEELGIPHERSIPILGNMAPIVFHRVFSAEHFQRAYNRFKHAKYFGFHNFTAPVIIVRDPDLVSSIAIKNFDNFTDHRGFVDGDLDPLMGKNLFALCGDEWREMRKILSPAFTSAKMKTMYKLIAECADRFTEHIAMESKGAKIYDTKDAFGRYTTDVIATTNFGIAVDSMKDRDNEFFVFARDTLNFSAIRTLKMLLGRNFPTLSRLFRIRIFSNASRRYFTGVIGEAVRTRKEKGIHRPDMIELMMESRDSNGRELTIDEMAIQAFLFFLGGYDTTSRFLCFAAHVIAVNPDVQAKLRAEIEEVARRTNGQPTYDAIKDMAYMDAVLNETNRLYSAPAFLDRVCVKEFELPPATPDSKPCVIKPGAIVWFLPFSMHRDPNYFPDPLKFDPTRFMGRDVPQNVYIPFGLGPRVCIGNRFALMETKIVFYYLLLRCELEPCAKTTIPMRFDKSIFLPTPETGFWVQIKTRKTAPVSRANGVVTEKAF; translated from the exons ATGGAGATGGATCCGCTTACGTCGACCTTGATCGTCGCGGCGGTGATTCTCTTCGTCTATCGCTACCTGTGGAGAGGATCCAGCTACTTCGAGGAACTGGGGATCCCTCACGAACGGTCGATCCCGATCCTGGGCAACATGGCGCCGATCGTGTTCCATCGAGTCTTCTCCGCGGAACACTTCCAGCGGGCGTACAACCGTTTCAAGCACGCCAAATACTTTGGATTCCACAACTTCACCGCGCCGGTGATAATCGTTCGCGATCCCGACCTGGTCTCGTCGATCGCCATCAAGAACTTCGACAACTTCACCGATCATCGTGGCTTCGTGGACGGGGATCTGGATCCCTTGATGGGGAAGAACCTGTTCGCCCTTTGCGGGGATGAATGGCGGGAGATGAGGAAGATTCTGAGCCCGGCCTTCACCTCCGCCAAGATGAAGACCATGTACAAGCTGATCGCCGAGTGCGCCGATAGATTCACGGAACATATCGCGATGGAATCGAAGGGAGCAAAGATCTACGACACGAAGGACGCCTTCGGACGGTACACCACCGACGTGATCGCCACCACCAACTTCGGGATCGCCGTCGACTCGATGAAGGACCGGGACAACGAGTTCTTCGTGTTCGCCAGAGACACCTTGAACTTCTCCGCCATCAGGACGCTGAAGATGCTGCTAGGGAGGAACTTCCCCACTCTGTCCAGGCTTTTCAGGATCAGGATATTCAGCAACGCGTCTCGTCGCTACTTCACGGGAGTGATCGGCGAGGCTGTCAGAACGAGGAAGGAAAAA GGAATCCACCGACCGGACATGATCGAACTGATGATGGAGTCTAGGGACTCGAACGGAAGGGAACTGACGATCGACGAGATGGCGATCCAGGCGTTCCTCTTCTTCCTGGGCGGGTACGACACGACCTCGAGGTTCCTCTGCTTCGCCGCGCACGTTATCGCCGTGAATCCGGACGTGCAGGCTAAGCTGCGAGCGGAGATCGAGGAAGTGGCGCGACGGACCAACGGCCAGCCGACTTACGACGCCATCAAAGACATGGCCTACATGGACGCGGTGTTGAACGAGACGAACAGACTGTACTCAGCGCCGGCGTTCCTGGATCGCGTGTGCGTGAAAGAGTTCGAGCTACCCCCGGCCACGCCGGACTCGAAGCCTTGCGTGATAAAACCGGGCGCGATCGTGTGGTTCCTCCCTTTCTCGATGCATCGCGACCCTAACTACTTCCCCGATCCACTGAAATTCGATCCCACGCGGTTTATGGGCAGGGACGTTCCTCAGAACGTTTACATTCCGTTCGGCTTGGGGCCGAGAGTCTGTATCGGGAACAGATTCGCGTTGATGGAGACCAAGATCGTGTTTTATTATCTCTTATTGCGCTGCGAGTTGGAGCCTTGCGCCAAAACCACGATCCCGATGCGTTTCGACAAGTCGATCTTCTTACCCACTCCCGAAACTGGCTTCTGGGTGCAGATCAAAACTAGGAAAACTGCCCCCGTGTCGCGTGCGAATGGCGTCGTAACCGAGAAAGCTTTTTAA
- the LOC143343758 gene encoding cytochrome P450 9e2-like, translating into MDLFTVTLLLGAVFLLIYYYLWRGMNYFKERGIAHDPVIPIIGHMLPVMLRRIYMGHHLNDMYNRYSDRKYFGFYNFIRPIIVIRDPDLVNSIAIKNFDYFTDHHPIVNKDLDPLVAKNLFGLKGDEWREMRKLLSPSFSSAKMKIMFKLIIDCADNFTNHVATESRNGKVYELKEILGRYTTDVIATSSFGIAVDSMKDPENDFNAFARRTLKISFAQVLKMFMGGTFPRVTKLLRLSVFGEQMRLYFKRVVAETVRARKEQGIYRPDMIQLMMESRDSNGRELTIDEMTSQAFVFFLAGYDTSSTFMCFVLYAIAAHPDVQARMREEVEEVARKTDGQPTYDAIKDMVYMDAVLNETNRLYPSALFLDRVCVKEFELPPATPDSKPVLMKPGESVWFLPLSFQTDPKYFSDPLKFKPERFLNNEVSQKVYVPFGLGPRVCIGNRFALMETKIMLYYLLLRCEIEPCAKTTLPITFSKKNITISVDNGFWLNFKARKNIVPSQPNGVGKA; encoded by the exons ATGGATCTGTTTACGGTAACACTATTACTCGGTGCAGTGTTTCTACTCATTTATTACTATCTGTGGAGAGGTATGAACTACTTCAAGGAACGGGGAATCGCTCACGATCCGGTGATACCGATCATAGGACACATGTTGCCGGTCATGCTACGTCGCATTTACATGGGACACCATCTGAACGATATGTACAATCGTTACTCGGACAGAAAGTACTTTGGATTCTACAATTTCATCAGGCCCATCATAGTGATCCGTGATCCGGACCTGGTGAATTCGATCGCCATCAAGAACTTCGACTACTTCACGGACCATCACCCCATAGTAAACAAGGATCTGGATCCCCTGGTGGCGAAGAACCTGTTCGGCCTCAAGGGCGACGAATGGCGAGAGATGAGGAAGCTTCTGAGCCCGTCGTTCAGCTCCGCCAAGATGAAGATCATGTTCAAGCTGATCATCGACTGCGCGGACAATTTCACGAATCACGTCGCGACCGAGTCGAGGAACGGAAAGGTTTACGAGTTGAAGGAGATCCTGGGTCGATATACCACCGACGTGATCGCGACCTCCAGCTTTGGGATCGCCGTCGACTCGATGAAGGATCCGGAGAACGACTTCAACGCGTTCGCCAGACGGACGCTGAAAATCTCGTTCGCTCAAGTATTGAAGATGTTTATGGGCGGGACTTTTCCCAGGGTGACGAAGCTGCTCCGTCTGAGCGTGTTCGGCGAGCAGATGCGTCTCTATTTCAAGAGAGTCGTCGCTGAAACTGTTCGAGCGAGGAAGGAACAG GGCATCTATCGACCGGACATGATCCAACTGATGATGGAGTCGAGGGACTCGAACGGAAGGGAACTGACGATCGACGAGATGACGAGCCAGGCGTTCGTCTTCTTCCTGGCGGGCTACGACACGTCTTCGACCTTTATGTGCTTCGTGCTTTACGCGATCGCCGCGCATCCGGATGTGCAGGCCAGGATGCGAGAAGAGGTCGAGGAAGTGGCGCGGAAGACCGATGGACAGCCGACTTACGACGCCATCAAAGACATGGTCTACATGGACGCGGTGCTGAACGAGACGAACAGACTGTACCCATCGGCGTTGTTCCTCGATCGCGTGTGCGTGAAAGAGTTCGAGCTTCCGCCAGCTACGCCGGACTCGAAACCCGTCCTGATGAAACCCGGGGAGTCCGTGTGGTTCCTGCCATTGTCGTTTCAAACCGACCCGAAATACTTTTCAGACCCGCTGAAATTTAAGCCCGAACGGTTCCTCAACAACGAAGTTTCGCAGAAAGTTTATGTACCGTTCGGCTTGGGACCGAGAGTTTGCATCGGGAACAGGTTCGCCCTGATGGAGACCAAGATCATGTTGTATTATCTTCTGTTGCGCTGTGAAATCGAGCCCTGCGCGAAAACCACGTTACCGATAACGTTCAGCAAGAAGAACATCACGATAAGCGTAGATAATGGGTTCTGGCTGAACTTCAAGGCTAGGAAGAACATCGTTCCGTCGCAACCGAACGGTGTTGGAAAAGCTTAA
- the LOC143343741 gene encoding cytochrome P450 9e2-like, with protein sequence MDAFTIALILVGAVLLVYNFIWRRMNYFKEMGIAHDWPLPILGHMAPITFQRAHFADYLENVCKRFSDYKYFGFYNFITPVIIVTDLDLITSIAVKNFENFTDRSTSPNADLDPLMGNNLTALRGDRWRDMRKLLSPSFTSSKLKAMFMLMVDCADRFSEHIAEGSRNGKVYDTKDIFSRYTNDVIATTSFGITVDSLKNPDNEFYKFGKRTATISFFQTIKMLAANNFPKLMKLLRLSVFGKETQRYFENIIGQTVALRKEKGISRPDMIQLMMESSSTYGRELTIEEMTCQAFVFFLAGYEASSNLLCFAAQEIAVNPDVQTRLQAEIDDVMRKTDGKPTYDAIKGMSYLDAVVNEANRKYPIGMVLDRLCLKEFEMPPATPDSKPITIKPGVSVWVPISAVHHDPKYYYEPQRFDPDRFLNGLPPPNVYMPFGLGPRSCIGNRFALMETKVALFYVLLRCNLEPCAKTMHPVVYQKKSFSMIPEGGFWLNVKTRDSAGKISNGTASVK encoded by the exons ATGGATGCGTTTACGATCGCTCTGATCCTCGTAGGAGCGGTTCTCCTCGTCTATAACTTTATATGGAGACGAATGAACTATTTCAAGGAAATGGGAATCGCCCACGACTGGCCGCTTCCGATACTGGGCCACATGGCGCCGATTACGTTCCAACGCGCGCACTTCGCCGATTACCTCGAGAACGTATGTAAGCGTTTCTCGGACTACAAATATTTCGGATTCTACAACTTCATAACGCCAGTGATAATCGTCACCGATCTCGACCTGATCACGTCGATCGCCGTTAAAAACTTCGAGAACTTCACCGACCGTTCCACGAGCCCCAACGCAGATTTGGACCCTCTGATGGGTAACAACCTAACCGCCCTTCGTGGCGATCGTTGGCGGGACATGAGGAAGCTTCTCAGCCCGTCGTTCACCTCCTCCAAGCTGAAGGCCATGTTCATGCTGATGGTCGACTGCGCCGACAGGTTTTCCGAACATATCGCCGAGGGTTCGAGAAATGGCAAGGTCTACGATACGAAGGACATCTTCAGTCGATACACGAACGACGTGATCGCGACGACCAGCTTCGGGATCACCGTCGACTCGCTGAAGAACCCGGACAACGAGTTTTACAAGTTCGGCAAGCGAACTGCCACCATTTCGTTCTTTCAGACGATAAAGATGTTGGCGGCGAATAACTTCCCGAAACTAATGAAATTGTTACGACTGTCGGTATTTGGAAAAGAAACTCAACGTTACTTCGAGAACATCATCGGCCAGACTGTGGCTTTGAGGAAGGAGAAG GGTATCAGCCGGCCGGACATGATCCAACTGATGATGGAGTCGAGTAGTACCTACGGAAGGGAGCTGACGATCGAAGAAATGACGTGCCAGGCATTCGTCTTCTTCCTGGCGGGTTACGAAGCTTCCTCGAACTTGTTATGCTTCGCTGCTCAGGAAATTGCCGTGAACCCAGACGTGCAGACTAGGTTGCAAGCAGAAATCGACGACGTTATGCGTAAGACAGACGGGAAACCCACCTACGACGCTATCAAAGGCATGTCTTATTTGGACGCGGTGGTCAACGAGGCGAACAGAAAGTACCCAATCGGGATGGTTTTGGATCGTTTGTGCTTGAAAGAGTTCGAGATGCCGCCAGCGACGCCTGACTCGAAACCTATCACGATTAAACCCGGTGTTTCCGTGTGGGTCCCGATATCGGCGGTTCACCACGATCCAAAGTACTATTACGAGCCCCAGAGATTCGATCCCGATCGGTTTCTGAACGGTTTGCCTCCTCCGAATGTTTACATGCCGTTCGGTTTGGGCCCGAGGAGCTGCATCGGGAATAGATTCGCCCTGATGGAGACGAAGGTGGCGTTGTTTTACGTTTTGTTGCGCTGTAACCTCGAGCCCTGCGCCAAAACCATGCACCCTGTAGTATATCAGAAAAAATCCTTCTCGATGATACCAGAGGGTGGGTTCTGGTTGAACGTTAAAACGAGAGACAGCGCTGGTAAAATCTCGAATGGAACTGCTTCCGTTAAGTAA
- the LOC143343764 gene encoding cytochrome P450 9e2-like: MDPFTIAVILVAVFLFVHRLLWAPMSYFKRAGIPHEPAIPIFGHIGPVLFRRSFLGEYGQRMYDRFADAKYFGFYIFTTPMIVIRDPELITSIAIKNFDSFTDHLSMGNEDVDPLSGKGLFFLRGDRWREMRKLLSPAFTSGKMKIMFNLVSDCADRFTEHVATESQEGKVFELKELFGRYGTDMIATSNFGIAVDSMKNPSNEFHAYAKEALVLTFGRLVKILIGRHFPGLSKMLGLKVFGDEIRSYFTNIIAETVRTRKEMSIYRPDMIQLMIESRDTNGRELTIDEMATQAFSFFQAGYGTSTTFLCFAVHEIAANPDVQAKLRAEIEAVARKTNGRLTYDAIKDMAYMDAVLNEIARLYPVTTVLDRVCVKEFELPPATPDSKPVAIKPGGMVAFMPFAMQRDPKYFPDPLKFDPDRFLSNNVPQNVCFPFGLGPRVCIGNRFAMMVVKIPLFYLLSRCDVELCAETTHPIRLSKKTVLLDAENGFWLKMKARKIIGTFR, encoded by the exons ATGGACCCGTTCACGATCGCCGTGATCCTCGTGGCAGTGTTTCTATTCGTTCACCGGCTGCTATGGGCGCCGATGAGCTATTTCAAGCGAGCTGGGATCCCCCACGAGCCGGCGATACCGATTTTCGGCCACATAGGGCCGGTCCTGTTCCGTCGTAGCTTTCTGGGGGAGTACGGTCAACGGATGTACGATCGTTTCGCGGACGCCAAGTACTTTGGATTCTACATCTTCACCACGCCTATGATAGTGATCCGCGACCCCGAACTGATCACCTCGATCGCCATCAAAAACTTCGACAGCTTCACCGATCATCTATCCATGGGGAACGAGGACGTGGACCCCCTGTCGGGGAAGGGCTTGTTTTTCCTTCGCGGGGATCGATGGCGGGAGATGAGGAAGCTCCTGAGCCCGGCCTTCACCTCTGGCAAGATGAAGATCATGTTCAATCTCGTCAGCGACTGCGCTGACAGGTTCACGGAACACGTAGCGACGGAATCTCAAGAGGGAAAGGTGTTCGAACTGAAAGAACTGTTCGGAAGGTACGGCACCGACATGATCGCCACGTCCAACTTCGGGATCGCCGTCGACTCGATGAAGAACCCGAGCAACGAGTTCCACGCGTACGCCAAGGAGGCTCTGGTCCTCACGTTTGGCCGATTGGTGAAGATATTGATAGGCAGACACTTCCCAGGGCTGTCGAAGATGCTCGGCTTGAAAGTATTCGGCGACGAGATTCGAAGCTACTTTACGAACATCATCGCCGAGACTGTTAGAACGAGGAAGGAAATG AGCATCTATCGACCGGACATGATCCAGCTGATGATAGAGTCGAGGGACACGAACGGTAGGGAGCTGACGATCGACGAAATGGCGACCCAGGCGTTCAGCTTCTTCCAGGCTGGCTACGGCACGTCGACGACCTTTCTGTGCTTCGCTGTCCACGAAATCGCCGCGAACCCGGACGTGCAGGCGAAATTGCGAGCAGAGATCGAGGCTGTGGCGCGTAAGACGAACGGTAGACTCACGTACGACGCCATCAAAGACATGGCCTACATGGACGCGGTGCTCAACGAGATCGCCAGATTGTACCCGGTGACGACAGTTCTGGATCGAGTGTGCGTGAAAGAGTTCGAACTACCTCCAGCTACGCCAGACTCGAAGCCTGTCGCGATAAAACCCGGAGGGATGGTGGCTTTCATGCCATTCGCGATGCAACGGGATCCAAAATACTTCCCCGATCCGCTCAAGTTCGATCCTGACCGATTCCTGAGCAACAATGTCCCTCAGAACGTTTGCTTCCCGTTCGGGTTGGGACCCAGAGTCTGCATCGGGAACAGATTCGCCATGATGGTGGTCAAGATCCCGTTGTTTTACCTTTTATCGCGCTGCGACGTCGAGCTTTGCGCCGAGACCACGCACCCGATCAGGCTGAGCAAGAAGACCGTTTTACTGGACGCTGAAAATGGATTCTGGTTGAAGATGAAGGCGAGGAAGATTATAGGGACTTTTCGCTAG